A single region of the Marinobacter salinus genome encodes:
- a CDS encoding dihydrofolate reductase, whose translation MRKALIVAMSRNRVIGRNNNLPWYLPGDLRYFKQATMGKPIIMGRKTWDSIGRPLPGRMNVVISRNPDWDAPAGTVAATSLQEALIKAEAQAELEGGDEVMIIGGGQVYAEALPMVDRMYVTQVHAEVEGDAFFPEVNWDVWEEIGREDFSASDNNPYDYSFVVYQRRA comes from the coding sequence ATGAGGAAAGCCCTCATCGTCGCCATGTCCCGCAACCGGGTCATTGGCCGTAACAACAACCTCCCCTGGTACCTTCCAGGCGACCTGCGTTACTTCAAGCAGGCCACCATGGGTAAGCCCATCATCATGGGGCGCAAGACCTGGGACTCCATTGGCAGGCCATTGCCGGGCCGGATGAATGTCGTGATTTCCCGGAATCCGGACTGGGATGCGCCGGCTGGCACAGTTGCAGCAACGTCGTTACAGGAAGCGTTGATCAAGGCCGAGGCGCAGGCAGAGCTGGAGGGGGGCGATGAAGTGATGATCATCGGCGGTGGCCAGGTTTATGCCGAGGCGTTGCCGATGGTGGACCGGATGTATGTCACCCAGGTACACGCGGAAGTCGAAGGGGATGCGTTCTTTCCGGAAGTGAACTGGGATGTTTGGGAAGAAATCGGACGGGAGGATTTCTCCGCGTCCGACAACAATCCTTACGACTACAGCTTCGTCGTCTACCAGCGTCGGGCTTAA
- a CDS encoding exodeoxyribonuclease VII small subunit, with protein sequence MASEQGATSIADFEKSLDELEKLVRDLEQGELSLEQSLSAFERGVKLTRECQQALKSAEQRVEQLVQTGDGSLETRPFSPDDAD encoded by the coding sequence ATGGCCAGTGAACAAGGCGCCACATCCATCGCCGATTTCGAGAAATCCCTTGATGAACTGGAAAAACTGGTTCGGGATCTGGAACAGGGCGAGCTCTCCCTGGAACAGTCGCTGTCTGCCTTCGAGCGGGGTGTCAAACTGACACGTGAATGCCAACAGGCCCTGAAAAGTGCCGAGCAGCGGGTTGAACAGCTGGTTCAAACCGGTGATGGCTCGCTCGAAACCCGACCGTTTTCCCCGGACGATGCTGACTGA
- a CDS encoding sulfite exporter TauE/SafE family protein, with product MTLVYVFASYLTLGALAGTLAGLFGIGGGLVIVPVLIFSFGLQGISFEIAAHLAVGTSLATIVFTSMSSIRSHHSHKAVRWDIFRPMTVGIVIGAVLGAWSASMLSGPTLELIIGIFVILVAIKMLLGGNPKPGRDVPGNAGLAASGGFIGWASAIFGIGGGTLTVPYLSWCNVRMQETVGTSAACGLPIAVAGALGNIWTGWGHPNLPDYSLGFVYLPALLGIILTSMLFARVGAALAHRLDAIVLKRIFALVLIVLGLRFLLS from the coding sequence ATGACCCTGGTATACGTTTTTGCCTCCTACCTTACGCTGGGAGCTCTGGCTGGCACTCTGGCGGGTCTTTTCGGTATTGGCGGCGGGCTCGTTATCGTTCCCGTGCTTATTTTCAGTTTTGGTCTGCAGGGCATCAGCTTTGAAATTGCTGCTCACCTGGCCGTAGGCACCTCCCTGGCCACCATTGTTTTTACATCCATGAGTTCCATCCGGTCCCATCATTCACATAAGGCCGTGCGTTGGGATATCTTCCGGCCCATGACGGTCGGTATTGTTATCGGGGCAGTACTGGGAGCATGGTCTGCTTCGATGCTGAGCGGCCCCACCCTGGAATTGATTATCGGGATTTTTGTTATTCTGGTCGCGATTAAAATGCTCCTGGGAGGTAATCCGAAACCAGGGCGGGATGTCCCTGGTAACGCCGGTTTGGCCGCATCTGGCGGCTTCATTGGGTGGGCTTCCGCTATTTTCGGGATTGGCGGTGGTACCCTGACAGTGCCGTACCTGAGTTGGTGCAATGTACGCATGCAAGAGACGGTGGGTACATCAGCTGCCTGTGGCCTCCCAATTGCAGTTGCCGGTGCTTTGGGCAACATCTGGACAGGCTGGGGCCATCCGAATCTTCCTGACTACAGTCTTGGTTTTGTCTACCTGCCGGCGCTGCTGGGGATTATCCTGACCAGCATGCTCTTCGCGAGGGTGGGCGCCGCTCTTGCCCACCGGTTGGATGCCATTGTGTTAAAACGAATATTTGCCTTGGTCCTGATTGTACTGGGACTCCGTTTTCTTCTGAGCTGA
- a CDS encoding polyprenyl synthetase family protein, translated as MSDQNKLALDFLEICRIRVDTELDRVIERSSASVRLQEAMRYSVLGGGKRIRPALCLAAAKAMGQTGEAALAPACAVELIHAYSLIHDDLPAMDDDELRRGRPTTHIAYDEATAILAGDALQALAFGWLAETGQLSESARLSMVQELARASGHGGMVGGQAIDLESVGKNLSLAQLEAMHRHKTGALIEASVRLGALTAPFVSEEALNSLSSYAKALGLAFQVQDDLLDIEGDTEVIGKPQGSDAARAKPTYPALLGVNGAREHLSALLTSALESLRNFGSEADSLRAMADYVVARTH; from the coding sequence ATGAGTGATCAGAACAAACTGGCACTGGATTTCCTGGAAATCTGCCGCATTCGTGTGGATACCGAACTGGATCGCGTCATTGAGCGCAGTTCTGCGTCCGTAAGGCTTCAGGAAGCCATGCGTTACAGCGTGCTTGGCGGTGGCAAGAGAATCCGCCCCGCACTGTGCCTTGCAGCAGCAAAAGCCATGGGCCAGACCGGAGAAGCCGCTCTCGCTCCCGCCTGCGCTGTGGAGCTGATTCATGCCTACTCCCTGATCCATGATGACCTGCCCGCCATGGATGATGACGAACTGCGCCGGGGCAGGCCGACCACGCATATTGCCTACGATGAGGCCACCGCCATTCTCGCGGGCGACGCACTTCAGGCACTGGCCTTTGGATGGCTGGCGGAAACCGGGCAGCTCAGTGAGTCAGCGCGCCTCTCTATGGTTCAGGAATTGGCGAGGGCCAGCGGCCATGGTGGAATGGTGGGGGGCCAGGCAATTGACCTGGAATCTGTGGGGAAAAACCTCTCACTGGCGCAGCTCGAGGCGATGCATCGACACAAAACCGGCGCGCTTATTGAAGCAAGCGTCCGACTGGGGGCATTGACGGCTCCTTTTGTCAGTGAGGAAGCGCTGAATTCATTGAGCAGCTATGCCAAAGCACTTGGGCTTGCCTTTCAGGTGCAGGATGATCTACTGGACATTGAGGGCGACACAGAAGTCATCGGTAAACCCCAGGGATCCGATGCCGCCCGGGCCAAACCCACCTACCCCGCCCTGCTCGGCGTAAACGGCGCACGGGAACACTTGTCAGCACTGCTGACCAGCGCCCTCGAAAGTCTCAGAAACTTCGGATCAGAAGCCGACTCACTTCGGGCGATGGCGGATTACGTAGTGGCACGAACTCATTGA
- a CDS encoding thymidylate synthase yields MKAYLDLMQDVVDNGFDKGDRTGVGTRSVFGRQVRFNLQDGFPLVTTKKVHLRSIIYELLWFLQGSTDNNWLKERKVSIWNEWALDDGDLGPIYGKQWRSWQCPDGRVIDQISEVIEQIRTKPNSRRLIVSAWNPAELPDESVGPQDNVREGRMALAPCHCLFQFYVADGKLSCQLYQRSADLFLGVPFNIASYALLTHMIAQQCDLDVGEFVHTFGDCHLYQNHLTDEIVFEQLKREPRALPTLVIKRKPASIFEYELEDFEFEGYDPYPGIKAPIAI; encoded by the coding sequence ATGAAAGCCTATCTCGATCTGATGCAGGATGTTGTCGATAACGGATTCGATAAGGGTGACCGGACCGGCGTTGGTACCCGATCAGTGTTCGGGCGCCAGGTCCGCTTCAATCTGCAGGACGGCTTCCCCCTGGTCACCACCAAGAAAGTGCACCTGCGCAGCATCATTTATGAGCTGCTCTGGTTTCTCCAGGGCTCAACCGACAACAATTGGCTGAAAGAGCGCAAGGTCTCGATCTGGAACGAGTGGGCTCTGGATGACGGTGATCTGGGGCCAATTTACGGTAAGCAGTGGCGTAGCTGGCAGTGCCCGGATGGTCGCGTAATTGACCAGATCAGCGAGGTGATTGAGCAGATCCGCACCAAGCCCAATTCCCGCAGGCTTATTGTCTCCGCATGGAATCCGGCGGAACTTCCGGACGAGTCAGTCGGCCCCCAGGACAACGTTCGTGAGGGTCGCATGGCGCTGGCCCCCTGTCACTGCCTGTTCCAGTTCTATGTCGCGGACGGCAAGCTCTCCTGCCAGCTTTACCAGCGCAGTGCCGACCTGTTCCTCGGGGTTCCGTTCAACATTGCTTCTTACGCTCTGCTGACGCACATGATCGCCCAGCAGTGCGATCTCGACGTCGGTGAGTTCGTGCATACCTTTGGTGACTGCCATCTGTATCAGAACCACCTGACCGACGAAATTGTCTTCGAACAGCTCAAACGCGAACCGCGTGCGTTGCCGACATTGGTCATCAAGCGCAAGCCGGCATCGATCTTTGAGTATGAGCTGGAAGATTTCGAGTTCGAGGGCTATGACCCTTATCCGGGCATCAAGGCGCCGATTGCCATCTAG
- a CDS encoding NRDE family protein: MCLIAFTLGQSSHFPLVVAANRDEFFRRPTAPMHWWQTDSGFDILAGRDLQSGGTWLAVSPEGAVSAVTNVREGAPETGRRSRGELPLKALQEPIPALAAGLSKDAGEYSGFNLLNLAGTAGWYYSNRDAHPGRHIHRGLYGLSNHLLQTPWPKLLRLRQAMGTVVATASEDSEALHTELISLLQDTTPAPDHLLPDTGIGRETERFLSSPFIVGEDYGTRATTVVSVSRQGEIRVTEQSWGPWSERGECCHFLWQR; this comes from the coding sequence ATGTGCCTGATCGCCTTCACCCTTGGCCAGAGCTCACACTTCCCGCTCGTGGTTGCCGCCAACCGGGACGAATTTTTTCGCCGGCCCACTGCTCCTATGCACTGGTGGCAAACAGACTCGGGATTCGACATTCTCGCCGGCCGTGATCTGCAATCCGGTGGCACCTGGCTTGCGGTTTCTCCGGAAGGGGCCGTCAGCGCGGTCACCAATGTCCGGGAGGGTGCGCCAGAAACCGGCCGAAGAAGTCGTGGCGAGCTGCCGCTAAAGGCTCTTCAGGAGCCAATACCGGCACTGGCAGCCGGCCTCTCGAAGGACGCCGGTGAATACTCGGGCTTTAACCTCTTAAACCTGGCCGGAACGGCGGGCTGGTACTACAGCAACCGCGATGCGCACCCGGGCCGGCATATCCATCGCGGGCTCTACGGCCTCAGCAACCATCTGTTACAGACACCCTGGCCGAAACTGCTACGCCTCCGGCAAGCTATGGGAACGGTCGTGGCAACCGCCAGCGAAGACTCGGAGGCACTGCATACAGAGCTGATCTCATTGTTACAGGACACCACGCCCGCTCCGGACCATCTTCTGCCGGATACCGGGATCGGCCGGGAAACCGAGCGTTTCCTTTCATCACCCTTTATTGTCGGAGAGGATTACGGCACACGCGCAACAACCGTTGTCAGTGTTTCCCGACAGGGCGAGATACGGGTAACCGAGCAAAGCTGGGGACCCTGGTCCGAGAGAGGTGAATGCTGTCATTTCCTCTGGCAGCGATAG
- the lgt gene encoding prolipoprotein diacylglyceryl transferase: MLQHPQIDPVAIAIGPLKIHWYGLTYLVGFLAGWWLGRLRTRKPWSPINEEQMGDLLFYLALGVILGGRFGYVVFYNFGTFLADPLWLFRVWEGGMSFHGGLLGVMLAMWWYGRKVGAGFWKIADFVAPLVPVGLGAGRIGNFINGELWGKPTDVSWGMVFPTAPDALARHPSQLYQFALEGVALFVILWWFSAKPRPRMAVSGMFLIFYGIFRFMVEFVREPDPQLGYLAFDWLTMGQVLSTPMIVAGAALMFIAYRRNAE, translated from the coding sequence ATGCTACAGCATCCCCAGATAGATCCGGTGGCTATCGCCATCGGCCCCCTCAAGATCCACTGGTACGGGTTGACCTACCTGGTTGGTTTTCTTGCCGGTTGGTGGCTGGGCCGGCTGCGTACGCGCAAGCCTTGGTCCCCGATCAACGAGGAGCAGATGGGGGATCTGCTGTTTTATCTGGCGCTCGGCGTCATTCTTGGCGGCCGGTTCGGCTATGTGGTTTTCTATAATTTCGGTACATTTCTCGCGGATCCGCTTTGGCTTTTCCGTGTCTGGGAAGGCGGCATGTCCTTCCATGGTGGCTTGCTTGGCGTCATGCTGGCGATGTGGTGGTATGGCCGCAAAGTCGGCGCCGGTTTCTGGAAAATCGCCGACTTCGTGGCGCCCCTGGTCCCGGTTGGGCTCGGCGCGGGGCGCATTGGTAACTTCATCAACGGTGAACTCTGGGGTAAGCCGACGGATGTGTCGTGGGGCATGGTTTTTCCGACTGCCCCGGATGCCCTGGCCCGGCACCCCTCCCAGCTGTATCAGTTTGCCCTTGAGGGCGTCGCGCTGTTCGTTATCCTGTGGTGGTTCTCGGCCAAGCCCAGGCCGAGGATGGCCGTATCCGGAATGTTCCTGATCTTTTACGGCATATTCCGATTTATGGTGGAGTTCGTGCGCGAGCCGGATCCGCAACTCGGCTACCTGGCATTTGACTGGCTCACCATGGGGCAAGTGCTGTCGACGCCAATGATTGTGGCCGGTGCCGCCCTGATGTTCATTGCTTACCGGAGAAACGCGGAATGA